The following are from one region of the Paenibacillus sabinae T27 genome:
- a CDS encoding zinc-dependent alcohol dehydrogenase, which translates to MKAVTYQGIKNIAVKEVPDPKIEKPDDMIVRLTSTAICGSDLHLIHGMIPNLQEDYVIGHEPMGIVEEVGSGVTRLKKGDRVIIPFNIACGECFYCKNHLESQCDHSNENGEIGAYFGYSGTTGGYPGGQAEYLRVPFANFTHFKIPESCEESDEKLCLIADAMTTAFWSIDNAGVKDGDTVIVLGCGPVGLLAQKFAWLKGAKRVIAVDYVDYRLRHAKLTNKVEIVNFEEQQNIGNHLKELTKGGADVVIDAVGMDGKMSDLEFLASGLKLQGGTLSPLVIASQAVRKGGTIQITGVYGGRYNGFPLGDIMQRNINIRSGQAPVIHYMPYMYELVTSGKVDPGDIITHVIPLSDAKRGYEVFDTKTDDCIKVILKP; encoded by the coding sequence ATGAAGGCCGTAACGTATCAAGGCATTAAAAATATTGCCGTAAAAGAGGTCCCGGACCCCAAAATCGAAAAGCCTGACGACATGATTGTCAGATTGACCAGCACGGCCATCTGCGGCTCCGACCTCCACCTGATCCACGGGATGATTCCCAATCTTCAGGAGGATTATGTCATCGGGCATGAGCCGATGGGGATTGTGGAAGAGGTTGGCTCAGGTGTTACCAGGCTGAAGAAAGGCGACCGGGTGATTATCCCGTTCAACATCGCCTGCGGAGAGTGCTTTTACTGCAAAAACCATCTGGAAAGCCAATGCGACCATTCCAACGAAAACGGGGAAATCGGCGCGTATTTCGGCTACTCCGGAACAACTGGCGGGTATCCTGGCGGACAAGCCGAGTATTTGCGCGTTCCTTTCGCGAACTTTACCCACTTCAAAATCCCCGAAAGCTGCGAAGAATCGGATGAAAAGCTCTGCCTGATAGCCGATGCGATGACGACCGCGTTCTGGAGCATCGACAACGCCGGTGTGAAGGATGGAGATACCGTGATCGTACTGGGCTGCGGCCCGGTGGGACTTCTTGCCCAGAAGTTTGCCTGGCTGAAAGGCGCAAAAAGGGTCATAGCCGTCGACTACGTCGATTACCGCCTGCGGCATGCAAAGCTTACGAATAAAGTGGAAATTGTCAATTTCGAGGAGCAGCAAAATATCGGCAACCACCTCAAGGAGCTTACCAAAGGCGGAGCCGATGTCGTGATTGACGCCGTCGGAATGGACGGAAAAATGAGCGATCTGGAATTCCTCGCAAGCGGCCTCAAGCTGCAAGGCGGAACATTGAGTCCTCTGGTCATCGCGTCTCAAGCGGTACGCAAAGGCGGAACGATCCAAATAACAGGAGTATATGGCGGGCGCTATAACGGGTTTCCGCTTGGCGATATCATGCAGCGCAACATCAACATCCGCTCCGGACAGGCTCCTGTTATTCATTATATGCCCTATATGTACGAGCTGGTAACCTCTGGTAAAGTGGACCCGGGAGACATTATTACGCACGTCATTCCGCTTAGCGATGCGAAGCGCGGCTATGAGGTCTTCGACACGAAGACTGACGATTGCATTAAAGTGATTCTAAAACCGTAA
- a CDS encoding glycosyltransferase family 8 protein — protein sequence MIELVLTINDRDGRYAEHAGVVLASIFSNTQQTINVHIVHDDSLSDENKLRLTQLVDAFHHNIFFYHVTIPGDFLEVAAGVNKIDYWTIASMYRLLLPQIIQADRVIYLDCDILVNMDINELWSVDLGGQYLGAVRDQGVNLMEYFVSLGLNAELYFNSGVILFHLNNIRSRETWYQEMLGFMRTFPSITMPDQDILNALYSLNYVQLDLRFNTFAHPELDLENKIVHFAGDGKWWNEDSPAAPLYQKFLAMTPWAPGFIPAPASVPESIIPLDPPPPPQEEQAVAPPEPPAPEIPIPDPPVLEIPAPQVEVPEVAPVKPHGRKRRRLIRLRRRLRLRRKLRLRRRLRLRKLRLIRAKYRSRKRVKLLKRQRAAKNKVLKPAKKKLQRVRTIHTSRSKRPLKRTS from the coding sequence ATGATTGAGCTGGTTTTGACTATCAACGATAGGGACGGAAGATACGCAGAGCATGCGGGTGTTGTTCTTGCATCCATTTTTTCCAATACCCAGCAGACGATCAATGTCCACATTGTTCATGATGATTCACTAAGCGATGAGAACAAGCTAAGGCTCACTCAGCTCGTCGATGCGTTTCATCACAACATCTTTTTTTATCATGTCACAATTCCCGGAGATTTTCTTGAAGTTGCGGCCGGCGTGAATAAAATCGACTATTGGACAATAGCCAGTATGTACCGTCTGCTGCTCCCGCAGATTATTCAGGCCGACAGGGTTATTTATCTGGACTGCGATATTCTGGTCAATATGGATATTAACGAATTGTGGAGTGTTGATCTGGGAGGGCAGTACTTAGGCGCAGTTCGGGATCAAGGCGTAAATTTGATGGAGTACTTTGTTTCGCTTGGGCTTAACGCGGAGCTGTATTTTAACTCGGGAGTCATTCTGTTTCATTTGAACAATATCCGCAGCAGAGAGACCTGGTATCAAGAAATGCTCGGCTTCATGCGCACTTTTCCGTCGATAACGATGCCTGACCAGGATATTCTGAATGCCCTGTACAGCTTAAACTATGTGCAACTAGATCTGCGGTTTAATACGTTCGCTCACCCCGAGCTCGATTTGGAGAATAAAATAGTACATTTCGCCGGGGACGGAAAATGGTGGAATGAAGATTCGCCCGCTGCGCCGTTGTACCAAAAATTTCTTGCTATGACCCCTTGGGCACCGGGATTTATACCAGCACCTGCTTCTGTCCCGGAATCAATCATCCCGTTAGACCCGCCGCCCCCGCCGCAGGAAGAACAGGCGGTTGCGCCGCCTGAGCCACCCGCTCCGGAAATTCCGATTCCCGATCCGCCGGTTCTTGAAATCCCCGCCCCGCAAGTGGAAGTACCGGAGGTGGCTCCCGTAAAGCCGCACGGACGGAAACGCCGCAGATTGATTCGGTTGCGGAGAAGATTGAGACTGAGAAGGAAGCTGCGGCTGCGGCGGAGATTAAGACTGAGAAAGCTCAGATTAATCCGCGCGAAATATCGTTCCCGTAAGCGGGTAAAACTGCTCAAGCGCCAGCGCGCAGCGAAGAACAAAGTCCTGAAACCGGCCAAAAAGAAGCTGCAGCGGGTCAGAACCATTCACACATCCCGTTCGAAGCGTCCATTGAAACGCACCTCATAA
- a CDS encoding spore coat protein, producing MNPDYLDPINALNMPEMADTTFATDFLIRAKEGVRNTAIALTETASPDARALLRNQLRQGIAMHQEISDLMMRKKWFHPYELNEQYQLDQLSANNTVMIGQMNLFPEDTRRKGLFDRTPDEHLRGTQA from the coding sequence ATGAACCCGGATTATTTAGACCCGATAAACGCGTTAAATATGCCGGAAATGGCGGACACTACCTTTGCCACGGACTTCCTTATTCGTGCCAAAGAAGGAGTAAGAAATACGGCGATTGCCCTCACTGAAACGGCTTCTCCGGATGCCAGAGCGCTGCTGCGCAATCAGCTGAGACAAGGAATCGCAATGCACCAGGAGATTTCCGACCTCATGATGCGCAAGAAATGGTTCCATCCTTATGAACTTAATGAGCAATACCAGCTGGACCAGCTTTCGGCAAACAACACGGTCATGATCGGGCAAATGAATTTGTTCCCGGAGGATACGCGGCGCAAAGGCTTGTTCGACAGGACGCCGGATGAACACCTTAGGGGAACTCAGGCATGA
- a CDS encoding spore coat protein — MNPILERMTGMNTLTDEVIAMDFLITAKSGVRNYAMAVTECATPEFKSVLIKQLEEAIDLYELIADYTVRRGLYHPYNLKDQVQLDLRNIQTALNIQS, encoded by the coding sequence ATGAACCCGATCCTGGAACGCATGACAGGGATGAATACCCTGACCGATGAAGTTATTGCCATGGATTTTCTGATCACTGCCAAAAGCGGAGTCCGAAACTACGCCATGGCCGTCACCGAATGCGCCACGCCTGAATTCAAATCCGTTCTGATCAAGCAGCTTGAAGAAGCCATAGACCTGTATGAATTGATTGCCGATTATACGGTGCGGCGAGGCTTGTATCACCCATACAATCTTAAAGATCAAGTTCAACTGGATCTGCGAAACATTCAGACCGCTCTGAATATTCAGTCCTGA
- a CDS encoding SDR family oxidoreductase, with the protein MENLKSKVIIVTGASSGIGESTVRLLAQKGAKVVLAARRTNLMQEIVNDIKQEGGEAAFIEAEVSSPEDMKRLAQFAIEQYGRIDVLVNNAGYQQLSLLNELKIEEWNKAIDVNIKGVLYAIAAVLPTMREQKSGHIINISSVMGHKVIPTTTVYSATKSAVRAISEGLRQEESPESNIRSTIISPGMTATGVLADYAEYPSLSPAAVARAIAYAINEPEDTGVNEILLRPTLQSL; encoded by the coding sequence GTGGAAAACTTAAAGTCTAAGGTGATCATTGTTACAGGCGCATCCAGCGGAATTGGAGAGTCAACGGTAAGACTATTAGCCCAAAAGGGGGCTAAGGTAGTATTGGCGGCAAGAAGAACGAATCTTATGCAGGAGATCGTAAACGATATTAAGCAAGAGGGCGGTGAAGCGGCCTTTATTGAGGCAGAGGTAAGCTCGCCGGAAGACATGAAAAGGCTGGCACAGTTTGCTATCGAGCAGTATGGCCGGATTGATGTTCTTGTGAATAATGCCGGATACCAGCAGCTATCCTTATTAAATGAGCTCAAGATTGAAGAGTGGAATAAGGCGATTGATGTAAATATCAAAGGTGTTTTGTATGCCATTGCCGCAGTCCTGCCGACAATGCGTGAACAGAAATCGGGACATATTATAAACATTTCTTCGGTTATGGGCCATAAGGTGATTCCAACCACCACAGTATACAGTGCCACTAAGTCGGCAGTTCGCGCGATTTCGGAAGGGTTGCGGCAGGAGGAATCACCGGAATCAAATATCCGATCAACCATTATCTCTCCAGGAATGACAGCGACGGGTGTTCTTGCTGATTATGCAGAGTATCCAAGCCTTTCACCAGCTGCTGTGGCTAGAGCGATTGCCTATGCAATTAATGAACCTGAGGATACAGGAGTTAATGAGATTTTGCTTAGACCGACATTACAATCCTTATAA